In a single window of the Candidatus Krumholzibacteriia bacterium genome:
- a CDS encoding proline dehydrogenase family protein has translation MPSFLDHTIAALLPLLPRPLIRRFSARYIAGDCLDDAASLAAELSTESVRSTMDILGEDVTLPEQAEHYTREYLTLLEEQSRLGLDRNVSIKLSMLGLKIDPELCLSNMRKIMDKAACLDSKIRIDMEDSSCTDDTLDLFRTLHGEYGKVGVVIQAYLYRSMTDIEALSDLSPDFRICKGIYVESHEVALQDADEIRKSFLQLLERMWELGSYVGIATHDGELIDQCLQLIREKEIGRDRYEFQMLLGVQKHLKDRLIREKQPLRIYIPFGADWYAYSIRRLKENPAIAGQVFRSLFR, from the coding sequence ATGCCCTCTTTTCTGGATCACACAATTGCAGCCCTGCTTCCTCTGCTCCCCCGTCCCCTTATTCGCAGGTTCTCGGCACGATACATCGCAGGGGACTGCCTCGACGATGCGGCCTCCCTGGCCGCAGAACTCAGTACAGAGAGCGTTCGCAGTACCATGGACATCCTGGGCGAGGATGTAACTCTGCCGGAACAGGCGGAGCATTACACCAGAGAATACCTCACTCTGCTGGAGGAACAGTCCCGCTTGGGCCTCGACCGCAATGTCTCGATCAAGCTCTCCATGCTGGGGCTGAAGATCGACCCGGAACTCTGCCTTTCCAATATGCGAAAGATCATGGACAAGGCGGCCTGTCTGGACAGCAAGATCCGCATCGACATGGAGGACAGTTCCTGCACGGATGACACTCTGGACCTGTTCCGCACTCTTCACGGGGAGTATGGCAAGGTTGGCGTGGTCATTCAGGCCTACCTCTACAGGAGCATGACTGACATCGAGGCACTCTCTGACCTTTCCCCAGACTTCCGGATCTGCAAAGGCATCTATGTCGAGAGCCATGAGGTAGCCCTTCAGGATGCCGATGAAATCCGGAAGAGCTTTCTCCAGCTTCTCGAGAGGATGTGGGAACTGGGCAGCTATGTAGGCATTGCCACCCACGATGGAGAACTGATCGATCAGTGCCTGCAGTTGATCCGCGAGAAAGAAATCGGAAGGGATCGCTATGAGTTCCAGATGCTGCTGGGAGTTCAGAAGCACCTGAAAGACCGCCTGATTCGGGAGAAACAGCCCCTGCGAATCTACATTCCCTTCGGCGCAGACTGGTATGCCTACAGCATCCGCCGCCTTAAGGAAAACCCCGCCATCGCGGGGCAGGTATTCCGCTCCCTCTTTCGCTAG
- a CDS encoding tRNA pseudouridine(13) synthase TruD codes for MKIPDYQELPRRSGEEPLPLHWSPSTDTFRVEEIPLYEASGEGEHLYLEIEKQNLTTGELIRRVAETLGIPESRMGWAGRKDRHATCRQRISLPRKEAEKNLGRLGDDEYQVIEARPHGNKLKTGHLSGNRFTLLLQGEIGDLEHRIRMLEEQGLPNYYGPQRFGRHGDNAARGHSLLLLNRRPRGSRDKLLVHSYQSFLFNRILADRIQALDQLRFGDLAWIHSKGAIFLVEDPEGEMQRARDLEISPSGPMPGRKMRQAEGSVGETERKTLEEGGWEESFSASLTGARRPLRVPVQGLALKGHHLNFSLPPGSYATVLVRELGIQP; via the coding sequence GTGAAGATACCGGACTACCAGGAGCTTCCCCGAAGATCCGGGGAGGAACCTCTCCCGCTGCACTGGAGTCCCTCCACGGACACCTTCCGGGTGGAGGAAATTCCTCTCTATGAAGCTTCCGGGGAGGGAGAGCATCTCTATCTGGAGATCGAGAAGCAGAATCTGACCACCGGGGAACTGATCAGGAGAGTGGCGGAGACTCTCGGAATTCCCGAGTCCCGCATGGGCTGGGCCGGGCGAAAGGATCGCCATGCTACCTGCCGGCAGAGGATTTCCCTGCCTCGAAAGGAAGCTGAAAAGAACCTCGGTCGACTCGGGGATGATGAGTATCAGGTGATCGAAGCCCGCCCTCACGGAAACAAACTGAAAACCGGCCATCTTTCGGGGAACCGTTTCACCCTCCTTCTCCAGGGCGAGATCGGAGATCTGGAACACAGGATCCGGATGCTGGAGGAACAGGGCCTGCCCAATTACTATGGCCCTCAGCGTTTCGGCCGTCACGGGGACAATGCCGCTCGCGGCCACTCACTGCTTCTTCTAAACCGTCGTCCCCGGGGAAGCCGCGACAAACTTCTGGTTCATTCCTACCAGTCCTTTCTTTTCAACCGGATTCTGGCAGACAGGATTCAGGCCCTCGACCAATTGCGCTTCGGAGACCTTGCCTGGATTCACTCAAAGGGAGCCATCTTTCTGGTGGAGGATCCCGAAGGGGAAATGCAGCGGGCCAGAGATCTCGAAATCAGCCCCAGTGGCCCGATGCCGGGCCGGAAGATGCGACAGGCAGAAGGTTCTGTCGGGGAGACGGAGAGGAAGACTCTGGAAGAGGGGGGCTGGGAAGAGTCCTTTTCCGCTTCTCTCACGGGAGCCCGGCGACCGCTCCGGGTCCCGGTGCAGGGGCTTGCCCTGAAGGGCCATCACTTGAACTTCTCTCTGCCCCCCGGAAGCTATGCCACGGTGCTTGTCCGCGAACTTGGAATCCAGCCCTGA